Genomic segment of Benincasa hispida cultivar B227 chromosome 1, ASM972705v1, whole genome shotgun sequence:
ATATTCAAACTAAATTTTCTTCTCAGGTTGGCTTGGACGAGTAGTTGAATCAAAATACTCGGCTACTCTGGTGCTGAAAAGACATTTGAAATAAATTCCAGTCATTCAGGTTCAAGGCTGATTCAAGTCGAATCTGGTTGTAAACATGGCCATGGATCATACTGTAAAAGTCATTCTAGGCTCAATTGCCTTCGCAGTCTTCTGGTTATTAGCTGTTTTCCCTGCTATTCCATTTCTACCAATTGGGAGAACAGCAGGATCTCTCCTAGGGGCAATGCTAATGGTTGTATTTCGAGTCCTAACTCCAGATCAAGCATATGCGGCCATTGATCTCCCAATACTTGGTCTTCTGTTTGGGACAATGGTAGTTAGTGTTTATCTTGAAAGAGCTGATATGTTCAAGTATTTGGGTAAGGTGCTGTCGTGGAAGAGTAAAGGAGCAAAGGATTTAATCTGTCGAGTGTGTCTGATATCTGCAATTTCAAGTGCGTTTTTCACCAATGACACCTCGTGCGTGGTTTTGActgaatttgttttaaaaattgccAGGCAACATAATCTTCCACCCCGTCCCTTCCTTCTTGCCCTTGCATCAAGTGCAAATATTGGCTCTTCAGCAACACCTATTGGCAACCCCCAAAACTTGGTCATAGCTGTTCAGAGTAAAATTCCTTTTGGGCAATTTGTGATTGGAATACTCCCAGCGATGCTTGTTGGTGTTGTTGTAAATGCTTTAATTATTCTTATCCTATATTGGAAATTGTTATCTGTCCagaaggatgaagaagatcCATCCCCAGAAATTGTTGCAGACGAAGATGTGCTTTCTCATAGATTTTCACCAGCCAGATTGTCACACACACAAATTCCATCCATCAACTCTGCAGAATGGGATTCTCGGTTGGATTTAATGAATGCACAAAGTTCTCCATGCTCGAACGCAAATGTTGAAACTCTAAGAAATTCAgtaagttcaaaagataatGAAATCCACCGGTCTCATAGTGCTATGACAGAGTCAGCAAGAATATCTGATGCTTCAAAAGAGTG
This window contains:
- the LOC120089879 gene encoding silicon efflux transporter LSI2, whose product is MAMDHTVKVILGSIAFAVFWLLAVFPAIPFLPIGRTAGSLLGAMLMVVFRVLTPDQAYAAIDLPILGLLFGTMVVSVYLERADMFKYLGKVLSWKSKGAKDLICRVCLISAISSAFFTNDTSCVVLTEFVLKIARQHNLPPRPFLLALASSANIGSSATPIGNPQNLVIAVQSKIPFGQFVIGILPAMLVGVVVNALIILILYWKLLSVQKDEEDPSPEIVADEDVLSHRFSPARLSHTQIPSINSAEWDSRLDLMNAQSSPCSNANVETLRNSVSSKDNEIHRSHSAMTESARISDASKEWLPNASPQKREEGFSSKSVNSMEKQKEPVSLQSSEGKEHWSTKWRRIAWKCCVYLVTIGMLIALLLGLNMSWTAVTAALALVVLDFKDAQPCLEKVSYSLLVFFCGMFMTVDGFNKTGLPSAFWNFMEPHAQIDRVSGTVVLALVILYLSNLASNVPTVLLLGARVAASAAAISATEEKRAWLLLAWISTVAGNLSLLGSAANLIVCEQARRTPQLSYNLSFWNHLKFGVPSTLIVTAIGLVLIR